A stretch of Prionailurus bengalensis isolate Pbe53 chromosome E4, Fcat_Pben_1.1_paternal_pri, whole genome shotgun sequence DNA encodes these proteins:
- the DYRK3 gene encoding dual specificity tyrosine-phosphorylation-regulated kinase 3 isoform X3: MMIDETKCPPCSNVLCNPSEPPLPRRLNTTAEQVARDHTQRFLNGGEVKVEQLFQEFGNRRSDTLQSDGISDSEKCSPTVSQGKSSDSSNAVKPSSSAKASKVVPLTPEQALKQYKHHLTAYEKLEIVNYPEIYFVGPNAKKRHGVIGGPNNGGYDDADGAYIHVPRDHLAYRYEVLKIIGKGSFGQVARVYDHKLRQYVALKMVRNEKRFHRQAAEEIRILEHLKKQDKTGSMNVIHMLESFTFRNHVCMAFELLSIDLYELIKKNKFQGFSVQLVRKFAQSILQSLDALHKNKIIHCDLKPENILLKHHGRSATKVIDFGSSCFEYQKLYTYIQSRFYRAPEIILGSRYSTPIDIWSFGCILAELLTGQPLFPGEDEGDQLACMMELLGMPPPKLLEQSKRAKYFINSKGLPRYCSVTTQADGRVVLVGGRSRRGKKRGPPGSKDWVTALKGCDDCLFIEFLKRCLHWDPSARLTPAQALRHPWISKSVPRPLTIEKVSGKRVVNPANAFQGLGSKLPPVVGIANKLKANLMSESNGGIPLCSVLPKLIS, encoded by the coding sequence ACCACTGCCGAGCAGGTAGCAAGAGACCACACTCAGCGCTTTCTGAATGGAGGTGAGGTGAAGGTGGAACAGCTGTTTCAGGAATTTGGCAACCGAAGATCCGATACTCTCCAGTCGGATGGCATCAGCGACTCTGAGAAATGCTCTCCTACCGTTTCTCAGGGTAAGAGTTCAGATAGCTCGAATGCGGTAAAACCCAGCAGTTCAGCCAAAGCATCCAAAGTGGTGCCACTGACTCCAGAGCAAGCGCTGAAGCAGTATAAACACCACCTCACTGCTTATGAGAAGCTGGAGATCGTCAACTATCCAGAAATTTACTTCGTGGGTCCAAATGCCAAAAAGAGACATGGAGTGATCGGTGGTCCCAATAACGGGGGGTACGATGATGCAGATGGGGCCTATATTCATGTACCTCGTGACCATCTAGCTTATCGATATGAGGTGCTGAAAATTATCGGCAAGGGGAGTTTTGGGCAGGTCGCCCGGGTCTACGATCACAAACTCCGACAGTACGTGGCCCTAAAAATGGTGCGCAATGAAAAGCGCTTCCATCGGCAGGCAGCTGAGGAGATCCGGATTTTGGAGCATCTCAAAAAGCAGGACAAAACTGGGAGCATGAACGTCATCCACATGCTGGAAAGTTTCACATTCCGGAATCACGTCTGCATGGCCTTCGAATTGCTGAGCATAGACCTTTAtgagctaattaaaaaaaacaagtttcagGGGTTTAGCGTCCAGTTAGTTCGCAAGTTTGCTCAATCCATCTTGCAATCCTTGGATGCTCTCCACAAAAATAAGATCATTCACTGTGACCTGAAGCCAGAAAACATTCTCCTGAAACACCACGGGCGCAGTGCAACCAAGGTCATTGACTTTGGGTCCAGCTGCTTCGAATACCAGAAGCTTTACACCTATATCCAGTCTCGGTTCTACAGAGCTCCGGAGATCATCTTAGGAAGCCGCTACAGCACGCCTATAGACATATGGAGTTTTGGCTGCATCCTCGCAGAACTTTTAACAGGACAGCCTCTCTTCCCGGGAGAGGATGAGGGGGACCAGCTGGCCTGTATGATGGAGCTGCTAGGGATGCCACCACCAAAACTTCTGGAGCAGTCCAAACGTGCCAAGTACTTTATTAACTCCAAGGGCCTACCTCGCTACTGTTCTGTGACTACTCAGGCAGACGGGAGAGTCGTGCTTGTGGGGGGTCGCTCACGTAGGGGTAAAAAGCGGGGTCCGCCAGGCAGCAAGGACTGGGTGACAGCACTGAAGGGGTGTGATGACTGCTTGTTTATAGAGTTTTTGAAAAGGTGTCTCCACTGGGACCCCTCTGCCCGTTTGACCCCGGCTCAAGCACTGAGACATCCTTGGATTAGTAAGTCTGTGCCCAGACCTCTGACCATTGAAAAAGTGTCGGGTAAACGGGTGGTAAATCCTGCAAATGCTTTCCAGGGACTGGGTTCCAAGCTGCCTCCAGTTGTCGGAATAGCCAATAAGCTTAAAGCTAACTTGATGTCAGAATCCAACGGTGGTATACCTCTGTGCAGTGTGTTGCCCAAACTCATTAGCTAA
- the DYRK3 gene encoding dual specificity tyrosine-phosphorylation-regulated kinase 3 isoform X2 codes for MQTSFGLGDGVYDTFMMIDETKCPPCSNVLCNPSEPPLPRRLNTTAEQVARDHTQRFLNGGEVKVEQLFQEFGNRRSDTLQSDGISDSEKCSPTVSQGKSSDSSNAVKPSSSAKASKVVPLTPEQALKQYKHHLTAYEKLEIVNYPEIYFVGPNAKKRHGVIGGPNNGGYDDADGAYIHVPRDHLAYRYEVLKIIGKGSFGQVARVYDHKLRQYVALKMVRNEKRFHRQAAEEIRILEHLKKQDKTGSMNVIHMLESFTFRNHVCMAFELLSIDLYELIKKNKFQGFSVQLVRKFAQSILQSLDALHKNKIIHCDLKPENILLKHHGRSATKVIDFGSSCFEYQKLYTYIQSRFYRAPEIILGSRYSTPIDIWSFGCILAELLTGQPLFPGEDEGDQLACMMELLGMPPPKLLEQSKRAKYFINSKGLPRYCSVTTQADGRVVLVGGRSRRGKKRGPPGSKDWVTALKGCDDCLFIEFLKRCLHWDPSARLTPAQALRHPWISKSVPRPLTIEKVSGKRVVNPANAFQGLGSKLPPVVGIANKLKANLMSESNGGIPLCSVLPKLIS; via the coding sequence ACCACTGCCGAGCAGGTAGCAAGAGACCACACTCAGCGCTTTCTGAATGGAGGTGAGGTGAAGGTGGAACAGCTGTTTCAGGAATTTGGCAACCGAAGATCCGATACTCTCCAGTCGGATGGCATCAGCGACTCTGAGAAATGCTCTCCTACCGTTTCTCAGGGTAAGAGTTCAGATAGCTCGAATGCGGTAAAACCCAGCAGTTCAGCCAAAGCATCCAAAGTGGTGCCACTGACTCCAGAGCAAGCGCTGAAGCAGTATAAACACCACCTCACTGCTTATGAGAAGCTGGAGATCGTCAACTATCCAGAAATTTACTTCGTGGGTCCAAATGCCAAAAAGAGACATGGAGTGATCGGTGGTCCCAATAACGGGGGGTACGATGATGCAGATGGGGCCTATATTCATGTACCTCGTGACCATCTAGCTTATCGATATGAGGTGCTGAAAATTATCGGCAAGGGGAGTTTTGGGCAGGTCGCCCGGGTCTACGATCACAAACTCCGACAGTACGTGGCCCTAAAAATGGTGCGCAATGAAAAGCGCTTCCATCGGCAGGCAGCTGAGGAGATCCGGATTTTGGAGCATCTCAAAAAGCAGGACAAAACTGGGAGCATGAACGTCATCCACATGCTGGAAAGTTTCACATTCCGGAATCACGTCTGCATGGCCTTCGAATTGCTGAGCATAGACCTTTAtgagctaattaaaaaaaacaagtttcagGGGTTTAGCGTCCAGTTAGTTCGCAAGTTTGCTCAATCCATCTTGCAATCCTTGGATGCTCTCCACAAAAATAAGATCATTCACTGTGACCTGAAGCCAGAAAACATTCTCCTGAAACACCACGGGCGCAGTGCAACCAAGGTCATTGACTTTGGGTCCAGCTGCTTCGAATACCAGAAGCTTTACACCTATATCCAGTCTCGGTTCTACAGAGCTCCGGAGATCATCTTAGGAAGCCGCTACAGCACGCCTATAGACATATGGAGTTTTGGCTGCATCCTCGCAGAACTTTTAACAGGACAGCCTCTCTTCCCGGGAGAGGATGAGGGGGACCAGCTGGCCTGTATGATGGAGCTGCTAGGGATGCCACCACCAAAACTTCTGGAGCAGTCCAAACGTGCCAAGTACTTTATTAACTCCAAGGGCCTACCTCGCTACTGTTCTGTGACTACTCAGGCAGACGGGAGAGTCGTGCTTGTGGGGGGTCGCTCACGTAGGGGTAAAAAGCGGGGTCCGCCAGGCAGCAAGGACTGGGTGACAGCACTGAAGGGGTGTGATGACTGCTTGTTTATAGAGTTTTTGAAAAGGTGTCTCCACTGGGACCCCTCTGCCCGTTTGACCCCGGCTCAAGCACTGAGACATCCTTGGATTAGTAAGTCTGTGCCCAGACCTCTGACCATTGAAAAAGTGTCGGGTAAACGGGTGGTAAATCCTGCAAATGCTTTCCAGGGACTGGGTTCCAAGCTGCCTCCAGTTGTCGGAATAGCCAATAAGCTTAAAGCTAACTTGATGTCAGAATCCAACGGTGGTATACCTCTGTGCAGTGTGTTGCCCAAACTCATTAGCTAA